In Treponema denticola, one genomic interval encodes:
- the lnt gene encoding apolipoprotein N-acyltransferase gives MKNKLIFFVQNLLLSVLGAVFFALSHPNYLILNGLPFLAYIALVPFFLLVKRVNFKFSFLWGAFSGALSYFIFNFWIIFFHPVAIYIIIAKYSIMYGILFFILKIFDSYFPKYCFFYQTLAWSAFEYIGTLGFLGYSYGLIGYTQWRFPLLIRASSIFGVWGISFLIVFFSACIAAIIFDFFEEKKLLQVYSKYLMIWLGVFFAFLLYGAFTNIDLAEIEKTRIALVQPNRDPWLGNLEVYRNNYEELKSLSEKALKNYPDIELVVWPETAFIPMIRWHYKYTSTSNPNSLLVRELLHFLDNQKVPFLIGNDEGVLDEKFSDNNFDNLEDKRLDYNAALLFIPNVNVMPPEPQVYRKMRLVPFTEHFPYQKFFPDFYEFLKENDTHFWEKGKTLNLLQFKNLKIGTPICFEDTFGYISRGFPKNGANIIINLTNDAWAQSAVSQYQHLSMAVFRAAENRIPVLRAASSGQTVFIDQNGKIRKILPPFTKDVLVADVPVLTECPKTVYSYLGDFFGLFCTIALIMILCFIILNKFIKKNRRLNEKK, from the coding sequence ATGAAAAATAAATTAATTTTTTTTGTTCAAAACCTTTTACTTTCCGTTTTAGGTGCCGTTTTTTTTGCCTTATCTCATCCTAACTATTTGATTTTAAATGGCTTGCCTTTTTTGGCATACATAGCTCTTGTTCCCTTTTTTTTATTGGTTAAAAGAGTCAATTTTAAATTTTCTTTTTTATGGGGTGCATTTTCCGGAGCTTTGTCATATTTTATCTTTAATTTTTGGATAATATTTTTTCATCCTGTAGCTATTTATATAATAATTGCAAAATATTCTATCATGTACGGGATCTTATTTTTTATATTAAAAATATTTGACTCTTATTTTCCAAAATACTGTTTTTTTTATCAAACACTGGCTTGGTCTGCTTTTGAATATATAGGTACATTAGGTTTTTTAGGATACTCTTACGGCCTTATAGGCTATACTCAATGGCGTTTTCCTCTTTTAATAAGAGCCTCTTCTATTTTTGGTGTTTGGGGAATTTCATTTTTAATTGTTTTCTTTTCAGCTTGTATTGCTGCAATAATTTTTGATTTTTTTGAAGAGAAAAAACTCCTGCAAGTGTATTCAAAATATCTTATGATTTGGCTGGGAGTTTTTTTTGCATTCCTTTTGTACGGAGCTTTTACAAATATAGATCTTGCAGAAATTGAGAAGACAAGGATTGCCCTTGTTCAGCCTAATAGAGATCCATGGCTTGGAAATTTGGAAGTTTATAGAAATAATTATGAAGAACTTAAAAGCTTATCTGAAAAAGCTCTTAAAAATTATCCGGATATCGAATTAGTAGTTTGGCCGGAGACTGCTTTTATTCCTATGATAAGGTGGCATTATAAATATACTTCAACCTCTAATCCTAATTCTCTTTTGGTGCGGGAATTGCTGCATTTTTTGGATAATCAAAAGGTTCCTTTTTTAATAGGAAATGATGAAGGGGTTTTGGATGAAAAATTTTCAGATAACAACTTTGATAATCTTGAGGATAAGAGACTGGATTATAATGCAGCCCTGCTGTTTATTCCGAATGTGAATGTGATGCCTCCTGAGCCTCAAGTTTACCGAAAAATGCGCTTGGTACCCTTTACTGAGCACTTTCCTTACCAAAAATTTTTTCCTGATTTTTATGAATTTTTAAAAGAGAATGATACTCATTTTTGGGAAAAAGGAAAGACTTTAAATCTGCTTCAATTTAAGAATTTAAAAATCGGCACTCCAATTTGTTTTGAAGATACATTCGGTTATATTTCAAGAGGTTTTCCAAAAAACGGAGCAAATATAATTATTAATCTTACAAACGATGCTTGGGCTCAAAGTGCTGTGAGTCAGTATCAGCATTTGTCTATGGCTGTTTTTAGGGCTGCCGAAAACCGTATACCCGTTTTAAGAGCCGCAAGTTCCGGTCAAACTGTCTTTATTGATCAAAACGGTAAAATAAGAAAAATACTTCCCCCGTTTACCAAAGATGTTTTAGTTGCGGATGTACCTGTCTTGACAGAATGTCCTAAAACGGTTTACTCTTACTTGGGAGATTTTTTCGGATTATTTTGTACAATAGCTTTAATTATGATTTTGTGTTTTATTATATTGAATAAATTTATTAAGAAAAACCGGAGGTTAAATGAAAAGAAATAA
- a CDS encoding (p)ppGpp synthetase has product MLSEDLPWIPKKEKLRELYNSYVPHLNVLIVRIEEFLRSIVKISSAPTYKTRVKSFGSYYLKLLKFPPKEDTGDLPVLTDIMGVRIICPFLQDINEVEQILLKNFSIIEVERKGSDRTFREFGYESVHFLIEIPEEFKVGLVLPKKLIFEIQLRTILQDAWAEVEHELVYKSEFSPFDQPLKRKLASINASLSLADIIFQEIRDYQNKLNTELEKRRFEFYSMADEYTAQVLPETGAASHDSMDHGEELKVAETIDDLILAAIEAHNQNLFDKAEKIYTKIIAQHPNDIVLSVVFKHRGMAYFAQANYEAAYEDFMQSCKYNSANFRSHYYVGIALTLLNRDDEAIDYFTKSLEINKFQAHVYFRRALSYFKLALYPEAAKDLDSASDLGLAEEDIKKLRIAIAKKIDMV; this is encoded by the coding sequence ATGTTGTCTGAAGACTTACCTTGGATCCCTAAAAAAGAAAAATTGAGGGAATTGTATAATTCTTATGTTCCTCATCTAAATGTGCTGATAGTGCGTATAGAGGAATTTTTGCGTTCCATAGTTAAAATATCATCTGCCCCTACTTATAAAACGAGAGTTAAGAGTTTTGGGAGTTATTATCTTAAGCTTTTAAAATTCCCGCCTAAAGAAGATACCGGTGATTTGCCTGTTCTTACGGATATTATGGGCGTGCGTATAATATGCCCTTTTTTACAGGACATAAATGAAGTTGAGCAGATTTTGCTAAAGAATTTTAGCATAATAGAGGTAGAACGGAAGGGATCGGACAGAACCTTTAGAGAATTCGGATATGAATCGGTCCATTTTTTGATTGAAATACCGGAAGAATTTAAGGTTGGTCTTGTTTTACCTAAAAAATTGATTTTTGAGATACAGCTTAGGACAATTCTACAAGATGCTTGGGCGGAGGTTGAGCATGAACTTGTTTATAAGTCTGAATTTTCTCCCTTTGATCAACCCTTAAAAAGAAAGCTTGCTTCGATAAACGCAAGTTTGAGTTTGGCTGATATTATTTTTCAGGAAATTCGCGATTATCAAAACAAACTTAATACTGAGCTTGAAAAAAGGCGCTTTGAATTTTATTCGATGGCTGATGAATATACTGCTCAAGTTTTACCTGAGACGGGTGCTGCATCCCATGATAGTATGGATCATGGTGAAGAACTTAAAGTTGCTGAGACAATTGATGATTTGATTTTAGCTGCAATTGAGGCTCACAATCAAAATCTTTTTGATAAAGCAGAAAAAATTTATACAAAAATAATTGCTCAACATCCTAATGATATAGTTCTTTCCGTTGTTTTTAAACATCGGGGTATGGCTTATTTTGCTCAGGCTAACTATGAAGCGGCTTATGAGGATTTTATGCAGAGCTGTAAATATAACTCTGCAAATTTTCGTTCTCATTATTATGTAGGAATTGCTTTAACCTTATTGAATCGAGATGATGAGGCTATAGACTATTTTACAAAATCTCTTGAAATAAATAAGTTTCAAGCTCATGTTTATTTTAGGAGAGCTTTATCTTATTTTAAGTTGGCATTATATCCTGAAGCTGCTAAAGACTTGGATTCTGCTTCAGATCTTGGCTTGGCTGAAGAAGATATAAAAAAATTACGTATAGCTATTGCAAAAAAAATTGATATGGTGTAA
- the rpsT gene encoding 30S ribosomal protein S20, whose protein sequence is MKNRSAIKRHNQSEVRRMRNRSTKSEVRTTARKYTEAVHAANAETAAALLRELSSQLDSAARKGILTKNSAARKKSRMQLLYNASFAAK, encoded by the coding sequence GTGAAAAATCGATCTGCGATTAAAAGACATAACCAAAGTGAAGTTCGCCGAATGCGGAACCGCTCTACAAAAAGTGAAGTACGTACAACTGCAAGAAAGTATACTGAGGCTGTTCATGCTGCTAATGCAGAAACTGCTGCAGCCTTACTGCGCGAGCTCTCCAGTCAGCTTGATTCTGCTGCCCGCAAAGGAATTTTGACAAAAAATTCTGCTGCCCGCAAAAAATCAAGAATGCAGCTCTTGTACAATGCTTCATTTGCTGCTAAATAA
- a CDS encoding HU family DNA-binding protein — protein sequence MKQKHTKIDIIDSIYRNNPQYQLKQVQDIINLFLDELSLLLKKGVPVEIRGLGSFDFAVLKEQENARNPKTGEMIQTPARCKIRFRPGKGLKESLHMMDAKEFITDEK from the coding sequence ATGAAACAAAAACATACAAAAATAGATATAATCGATTCTATTTACAGAAATAATCCTCAATATCAGCTTAAACAGGTTCAGGATATAATTAATTTATTTTTAGATGAACTTAGTCTTCTTTTAAAAAAAGGCGTGCCTGTGGAGATTCGCGGTTTAGGTTCCTTTGATTTTGCTGTTTTAAAGGAACAAGAAAATGCCAGAAACCCTAAGACCGGAGAAATGATTCAAACTCCGGCAAGGTGTAAAATAAGATTTAGACCCGGTAAGGGGCTTAAGGAATCCTTGCACATGATGGATGCAAAAGAGTTTATTACAGATGAAAAATAA